In one Pseudomonas purpurea genomic region, the following are encoded:
- a CDS encoding methyl-accepting chemotaxis protein gives MRLKLLTNLNTLLLVAVCVALGATLWWSQTALERPYLLMERYLGLSQQFQNQVARNIEDYLASGDALRLSSASQTIDTLNSELAALPEDLAQSVRPSLASLDEFSKTDLLAAGKLAGDPQALLLQAERELGASLEQLSQYATGSVAYLPPLLAASQHLGKLSLARDKLVSSGRSELAADVEREVANIRAQAELIEALPLLGVAASRESNTDDFAALMGLENTEKAAAEDAGVGLKRELNSLLTRYPSELSRTREQIRKRADLSAATHLKIASVQQAIAGLEPAVRAQHRQIQGEVRLMQGVMIGLILLIALLIDTLQRRLARTLTNLAPALSTWAEGDFSRDIQLGATNRELHDIEASLNRLRAYLVDLVGTIRLNAEQVAGSSRTLAELSNDLHSGAEHQAGDTALIRDSLGELEATIQQVAGDASQAADASRHAGLAVEHGQKVIGLSLTGLHALVEEVQGNAQMIEHLAEESATIGGVLTVIRSIADQTNLLALNAAIEAARAGEMGRGFAVVAEEVRSLAQRTAGATAEIQTLIAGLQTAARQSVEGMRAQVDHAEATANQAQAADGALDKIVGAIQTIADTAVRIADVTAQQSGAVSEIRDHSERIHQLGGDNLLRIGEGREQGENLLVLGGRLHTAVQAFRV, from the coding sequence ATGCGCCTGAAGCTGCTGACCAATCTCAACACCCTCCTGCTGGTCGCCGTGTGCGTGGCCCTCGGCGCCACGCTGTGGTGGTCGCAAACCGCCCTGGAGCGTCCCTACCTGCTGATGGAGCGCTACCTGGGCTTGTCGCAGCAATTCCAGAATCAGGTCGCACGCAACATCGAGGACTACCTCGCCAGCGGCGATGCCCTGCGCCTGAGCAGCGCCAGCCAAACCATCGACACCTTGAACAGCGAACTCGCGGCCCTGCCGGAGGACCTCGCCCAAAGCGTGCGCCCCAGCCTTGCCAGCCTTGATGAGTTCAGCAAGACCGACCTGCTGGCCGCCGGCAAACTGGCGGGCGACCCACAAGCCTTGCTGCTGCAGGCCGAACGCGAACTGGGCGCCAGCCTGGAACAACTGAGCCAATACGCCACTGGTTCCGTCGCGTATTTGCCGCCGCTGCTGGCGGCGTCGCAACACCTGGGTAAACTCTCGCTGGCCCGGGACAAACTGGTCAGCAGTGGTCGCAGCGAACTGGCGGCCGATGTCGAGCGTGAAGTCGCCAACATCCGCGCCCAGGCCGAACTGATCGAAGCCCTGCCGTTGCTTGGCGTGGCGGCCAGCCGTGAGTCGAACACCGACGATTTCGCCGCACTGATGGGCCTGGAGAACACCGAAAAAGCCGCTGCCGAAGACGCCGGCGTCGGCCTCAAACGTGAACTCAACAGCCTGCTGACGCGTTACCCGTCCGAGCTGAGCCGCACCCGCGAGCAAATCCGTAAACGCGCCGACTTGAGTGCCGCCACCCACCTGAAAATCGCCAGCGTGCAGCAGGCTATCGCCGGTCTGGAGCCTGCGGTGCGCGCGCAACACAGGCAGATCCAGGGCGAAGTGCGGCTCATGCAAGGTGTGATGATCGGCCTGATCCTGCTGATTGCACTGCTCATCGACACCTTGCAGCGACGCTTGGCCCGGACGCTCACCAACCTGGCACCAGCCCTCTCGACCTGGGCCGAGGGAGACTTCAGCCGGGACATTCAATTGGGCGCAACCAACCGTGAACTGCATGATATTGAAGCCTCGCTCAATCGCTTGCGCGCCTACCTGGTGGACCTGGTGGGGACCATTCGCCTGAACGCCGAGCAGGTCGCCGGCAGCAGCCGGACCCTGGCAGAACTGAGCAATGACCTGCACAGCGGTGCCGAGCATCAGGCGGGTGACACGGCGCTGATTCGCGACTCCCTCGGCGAACTGGAAGCGACGATTCAACAAGTGGCCGGTGACGCCAGCCAGGCCGCCGATGCCAGCCGCCACGCCGGGCTCGCGGTAGAGCACGGGCAGAAAGTGATCGGTTTAAGCCTCACCGGCCTGCATGCGCTGGTCGAAGAAGTGCAAGGCAATGCACAGATGATCGAACACCTGGCCGAGGAGTCCGCGACCATCGGCGGGGTGCTGACGGTGATTCGCTCGATTGCCGATCAAACCAACCTGCTGGCACTGAACGCCGCCATCGAAGCCGCCCGAGCCGGTGAAATGGGTCGGGGCTTTGCGGTGGTGGCCGAAGAGGTTCGATCACTGGCGCAGCGCACCGCCGGCGCAACCGCCGAGATCCAGACGCTGATCGCCGGCCTGCAAACCGCTGCCCGGCAATCGGTGGAAGGCATGCGCGCCCAGGTCGACCATGCCGAAGCCACCGCCAATCAGGCCCAGGCGGCCGACGGCGCGCTGGACAAAATCGTCGGGGCCATCCAGACCATTGCCGACACCGCCGTGCGCATCGCCGATGTCACCGCCCAGCAGAGCGGCGCGGTCAGCGAGATTCGCGATCACAGCGAACGGATTCACCAATTGGGTGGGGATAACTTGCTGCGCATTGGCGAAGGACGCGAGCAAGGCGAAAACCTGCTGGTGCTGGGTGGGCGACTGCACACCGCCGTGCAGGCCTTCCGCGTCTGA
- a CDS encoding translation initiation factor Sui1: protein MAKKAASFAALGGLVFSTDAGRHCPDCRQPVDACICKQTVIPAGDGIARVRRESKGRGGKTVTTISGVPLAIEALKDLATTLKKRCGTGGALKDGVIEIQGDHVELLLGELIKHGFKAKKSGG, encoded by the coding sequence GTGGCCAAAAAAGCCGCATCCTTCGCCGCCCTGGGCGGCCTGGTATTTTCCACCGACGCAGGTCGCCATTGTCCGGACTGTCGCCAGCCGGTGGATGCCTGCATCTGCAAACAAACCGTTATCCCTGCCGGCGACGGCATCGCGCGCGTGCGCCGCGAAAGCAAGGGCCGTGGCGGCAAGACGGTGACCACCATCAGCGGCGTGCCGCTGGCCATCGAGGCGCTCAAGGACCTGGCCACGACGTTGAAGAAACGCTGTGGCACAGGTGGCGCGTTGAAGGACGGGGTCATCGAAATCCAGGGCGATCATGTCGAGCTACTCTTGGGCGAGCTGATCAAACACGGTTTCAAAGCGAAGAAATCCGGCGGCTAG
- a CDS encoding MazG-like family protein: MNLVELTERLHCIRDRNDWRQFHSPKNLAMAASVEMAELVEIFQWLSEDQSRQLPAEKLAHAGQEVGDIVLYLLLLCSELGLDMEQVVRSKLADSERRFS, encoded by the coding sequence ATGAACCTTGTTGAACTGACCGAACGCCTACACTGCATCCGCGACCGCAATGATTGGCGGCAATTTCACAGCCCGAAAAACCTGGCCATGGCCGCCAGCGTGGAAATGGCCGAGCTGGTGGAAATCTTCCAATGGCTCAGCGAAGACCAGTCGCGTCAGCTACCGGCGGAAAAACTGGCCCACGCCGGGCAGGAAGTCGGCGACATCGTGCTCTACCTACTGCTGCTGTGCAGCGAGTTGGGGTTGGACATGGAACAGGTGGTGCGCAGCAAACTCGCAGACAGCGAACGGCGGTTCAGCTGA
- the gcbA gene encoding diguanylate cyclase GcbA, protein MTEPEDPSRERLKHHFAQRVIHQARQILEIWQRLQRSEWSGTDLSELSEANLRLLRFAERFEQPEHTQLARSISHSLEAVDANRGRLSSGLITDLNRLMQRLSRTGLRHGDQLEQTFLPPLRKPIYVMLQDHDRAERLAKQLEFFGLSAQALDSVAAFRSSMVERLPAAIVMDVDFSGAGIGLKLAAEAQEGLEQRLPLLFFSLLETDTPTRLAAVRAGGQEFLTGTLEASSLLEKIEVLTCVAQYEPYKVLIIDDSRAQALHTERLLNSAGIVTRTLIEPIQAMAELADFQPDLIILDMYMPACTGTELAKVIRHNDRYVSVPIIYLSAEDDLDKQLDAMSEGGDDFLTKPIKPRHLITTVRNRAARARNLKARMVRDSLTGLYNHTHILQLLEDCSFRARRENKPLSFAMLDIDHFKRVNDSHGHPMGDRVIKSLALFLKQRLRKTDFIGRYGGEEFAIVMPDTDIESACKVLDEIRQRFAEIHYPAQPHDLWCTFSAGVVELTEGCDSLMMASQADEALYRAKDAGRNRVQAARQSSQSATFSSESTDSVITL, encoded by the coding sequence ATGACCGAGCCAGAAGACCCCAGCCGTGAGCGCCTCAAGCACCACTTTGCCCAGCGGGTAATTCATCAGGCACGTCAGATTCTTGAGATATGGCAGCGCCTGCAACGCAGCGAATGGTCGGGCACCGACCTGTCGGAGCTCAGTGAGGCCAACCTGCGCCTGCTGCGCTTCGCCGAACGCTTCGAACAACCCGAGCATACCCAACTGGCCCGCAGCATCAGCCATTCGCTGGAAGCCGTGGACGCCAATCGCGGACGCTTGAGCAGCGGCTTGATCACTGACCTCAACCGCCTGATGCAACGCCTGTCGCGCACCGGCCTGCGGCATGGCGATCAGCTCGAACAAACCTTTCTGCCGCCGCTGCGCAAGCCAATCTACGTGATGCTGCAAGATCACGATCGCGCCGAGCGGCTGGCCAAGCAACTCGAATTTTTCGGCCTCAGCGCCCAGGCACTGGACAGCGTGGCGGCGTTCCGCTCCTCGATGGTCGAGCGGTTACCGGCCGCGATTGTCATGGACGTTGATTTCAGTGGCGCCGGTATCGGCCTGAAACTGGCCGCCGAAGCCCAGGAGGGCCTGGAGCAACGCTTGCCCCTGCTGTTTTTCAGCCTGCTGGAAACCGACACCCCAACCCGCCTCGCCGCCGTGCGCGCCGGGGGCCAGGAGTTTTTGACCGGAACCCTCGAAGCCTCGAGCCTGCTGGAAAAAATCGAAGTCCTGACCTGCGTCGCCCAGTACGAACCTTATAAAGTGTTGATCATCGACGACTCCCGCGCCCAGGCCCTGCACACCGAGCGCCTGCTCAACAGCGCCGGCATCGTCACCCGTACACTGATCGAGCCGATCCAGGCGATGGCCGAACTGGCGGACTTCCAGCCCGACCTGATCATCCTCGACATGTACATGCCGGCCTGTACCGGCACGGAACTGGCCAAGGTGATTCGCCACAACGACCGTTACGTCAGCGTGCCGATCATTTACCTGTCGGCCGAAGACGACCTGGACAAGCAACTCGACGCCATGAGCGAGGGCGGCGACGACTTCCTGACCAAGCCGATCAAGCCGCGCCACCTGATCACCACCGTGCGCAATCGCGCCGCCCGTGCGCGCAACCTCAAGGCGCGGATGGTCCGCGACAGCCTGACCGGGCTGTACAACCACACCCACATTCTGCAATTGCTCGAAGACTGCAGCTTCCGCGCTCGCCGCGAGAACAAGCCGCTGAGCTTTGCGATGCTCGACATCGACCACTTCAAACGGGTCAACGATAGCCACGGCCACCCCATGGGTGACCGGGTGATCAAGAGCCTGGCGTTGTTCCTCAAGCAACGCTTGCGCAAGACCGACTTCATCGGCCGTTACGGCGGCGAAGAGTTCGCCATCGTCATGCCCGACACCGATATCGAATCGGCCTGCAAAGTGCTGGATGAAATCCGCCAGCGCTTTGCCGAAATTCATTATCCGGCACAGCCTCACGACCTCTGGTGCACCTTCAGTGCCGGCGTCGTGGAGCTGACCGAAGGCTGCGACAGCCTGATGATGGCCAGCCAGGCCGACGAGGCGCTGTACCGCGCCAAGGACGCCGGACGCAACCGCGTACAGGCCGCGCGGCAATCAAGTCAAAGTGCCACTTTTTCATCAGAAAGCACCGATTCGGTCATAACGCTGTAA
- a CDS encoding contractile injection system protein, VgrG/Pvc8 family, with amino-acid sequence MFDPASEPSFRLDIAGQPHPLDVLAFTGHESISEPFAFDLELLVNDPDLDLAGLLYRSAYLQFSSGRGGVHGQIHEVVQREQGVSPSRCRVRLGPRLACLALRFSQRIFTGLPVPEILRQVLDEHGIRQDECRFELQGDYPVREVCSQYRESDLQFLQRLCAEEKIHFHFRHRKTGHRVVFADRRQSFRRGACTVFRGEDKHGAIRQLKVLAKTAGVGPQAQGESDLPGLRSGLVLPLAGHPLAHFNRLWLLTRVDHQGGQPQALEYRNRFQAIPLAVPFVVNGSPVKPRMSGVQRAWRVDAEGDEPGRVAVQFDWVYQGEGAKPSHCWLAAPVGSGAELNRGDAVLVGYAEDDPDRPFIHRVFQDVAAPAAPLLQASISQALLTDDRPRLQLSSGLALTFEADSELLFTVGDSAIRFSGNGLELSSAHISLVAQEPVTASSATTSPDCGVDTGADHEGLRGLVQASHPLVLLCLLPEGGSFEHCSASVCTCRLLARSSRSAAR; translated from the coding sequence ATGTTCGATCCAGCCAGCGAGCCGTCATTTCGTCTGGACATAGCGGGCCAGCCCCATCCCCTTGATGTTTTAGCGTTTACCGGCCACGAGTCGATCAGCGAGCCGTTTGCCTTCGATCTGGAACTGTTGGTCAATGACCCGGACCTGGATCTGGCAGGCCTGCTGTATCGCTCGGCCTACTTGCAGTTTTCCAGTGGGCGCGGCGGTGTTCATGGGCAGATTCATGAAGTTGTTCAACGCGAACAGGGTGTGTCGCCCAGCCGTTGCCGGGTGCGCCTTGGGCCCAGGCTCGCCTGCCTGGCGCTGCGCTTCAGCCAACGGATTTTTACCGGGCTACCCGTACCTGAAATTCTCAGGCAGGTGCTGGATGAGCACGGTATCCGTCAAGACGAGTGCCGCTTCGAGTTGCAGGGTGATTACCCGGTTCGTGAGGTGTGCAGCCAGTACCGCGAATCGGACCTGCAATTTCTTCAGCGCTTGTGTGCCGAGGAAAAAATCCACTTTCACTTCCGGCACCGCAAGACCGGGCACCGTGTGGTGTTCGCAGACCGCCGGCAGAGTTTTCGCCGGGGTGCCTGCACGGTCTTTCGCGGTGAAGACAAACACGGGGCGATCAGGCAGTTGAAGGTGCTGGCGAAGACCGCTGGGGTCGGGCCACAGGCGCAGGGCGAGAGTGACTTGCCGGGCCTGCGCAGTGGCCTGGTGCTGCCGCTGGCGGGCCATCCCCTGGCGCACTTCAACCGCCTGTGGTTACTGACCCGGGTCGATCATCAAGGTGGCCAGCCGCAAGCGCTTGAGTATCGCAACCGCTTTCAGGCCATCCCCTTGGCCGTGCCGTTTGTCGTGAACGGGTCGCCGGTGAAGCCCCGGATGAGCGGCGTGCAGCGGGCATGGCGAGTCGATGCCGAAGGTGATGAACCGGGGCGAGTGGCCGTGCAGTTTGATTGGGTGTACCAGGGCGAGGGCGCCAAACCCAGTCATTGCTGGTTGGCTGCCCCGGTCGGTTCAGGGGCCGAACTGAACAGGGGCGATGCGGTGCTGGTTGGCTACGCCGAGGATGATCCGGACCGGCCCTTTATACACCGCGTCTTTCAGGACGTAGCGGCGCCTGCCGCGCCGTTGTTGCAGGCGTCGATCAGCCAGGCATTGTTGACGGATGACCGGCCCAGGCTGCAATTGTCGAGTGGCCTGGCGCTGACCTTCGAGGCCGACAGCGAGTTGCTGTTTACGGTCGGTGACAGCGCGATCAGGTTCAGCGGCAACGGACTCGAATTGTCCAGCGCTCACATCAGCCTTGTCGCTCAGGAGCCGGTGACTGCCAGTTCAGCAACGACCAGCCCGGACTGCGGTGTCGACACGGGTGCCGATCACGAAGGATTGCGCGGGTTGGTTCAGGCCAGTCATCCGTTGGTGCTGCTGTGCCTATTGCCAGAGGGCGGCAGTTTCGAACACTGCAGTGCTTCGGTCTGCACCTGCCGTTTGTTGGCGCGGTCCAGCCGAAGTGCCGCGCGATGA
- a CDS encoding MATE family efflux transporter: protein MPTLITDWRDRPTHRRVWALAAPMILSNISVPLVALVDSTVIGHLPHAHQLGAVAVGASLYTFLAWAMGFLRMGSTGFAAQAAGRGDGAALRQILLQGLLLAMGLSLVLGVLGVPLSGVALHFMQPSAELDQLTREFFHTRLFGLPAALASYALVGWFLGTQNARAPLAILLTTNLVNIALNLWFVLGLEWGVVGAARASVIAEWTGALVGLAMTGKALRAYPGHIAWAALAVWQSWRPLLAVNRDIFIRSLALQSVFFLITVQGARLGDATVAANALLLNGLLLTAHALDGLAHAVEALCGHAIGARDRQALRRSLVVACGWSLIASLGFALLFLFAGHLFIEMQTNIQSVRDTAFIYLPYLAALPLIAVWSYLLDGLFIGATRAREMRNGMLLTVLLLLPFGWALQGYGNHGLWLTFLLFMLLRSLTLAAFAWHLRRQDAWFSGHVH, encoded by the coding sequence ATGCCCACCCTGATCACCGACTGGCGCGATCGCCCGACCCATCGCCGTGTCTGGGCGCTCGCCGCGCCAATGATTCTGTCGAACATTTCCGTGCCGCTGGTGGCGCTGGTCGACAGCACGGTGATCGGCCACCTGCCCCACGCCCACCAACTCGGCGCCGTCGCGGTGGGCGCCAGCCTGTACACTTTTCTGGCCTGGGCCATGGGTTTCCTGCGCATGGGCTCCACCGGTTTTGCCGCCCAGGCCGCCGGGCGCGGGGATGGTGCGGCGTTGCGCCAGATTCTGTTGCAAGGCTTGCTGCTGGCCATGGGGCTGTCGCTGGTGCTGGGGGTGCTGGGCGTTCCGCTGAGCGGGGTCGCGCTGCACTTCATGCAACCGTCGGCGGAACTCGATCAACTGACCCGCGAGTTTTTCCACACCCGTCTGTTTGGCTTGCCGGCAGCCCTGGCCAGTTATGCCTTGGTCGGCTGGTTCCTGGGCACGCAGAATGCCCGCGCGCCGCTGGCGATTCTGCTGACCACCAACCTGGTGAACATTGCGCTGAACCTGTGGTTTGTCCTCGGGTTGGAGTGGGGCGTGGTCGGTGCGGCGCGGGCCTCGGTGATCGCCGAATGGACCGGCGCCCTGGTCGGCCTGGCCATGACCGGCAAGGCGTTGCGCGCCTATCCGGGTCACATCGCCTGGGCCGCACTGGCGGTGTGGCAGAGCTGGCGACCGCTGTTGGCAGTCAACCGTGACATCTTCATTCGCAGCCTGGCGTTGCAATCGGTGTTTTTCCTGATCACCGTGCAGGGCGCCCGGCTGGGCGACGCCACCGTTGCCGCCAACGCATTACTGCTCAACGGCCTGCTGCTGACTGCTCACGCCCTCGATGGTCTGGCCCATGCCGTGGAAGCGTTATGCGGCCACGCCATCGGCGCCCGTGACCGGCAGGCCTTGCGCCGTTCGCTGGTGGTTGCCTGCGGCTGGTCGTTGATCGCCAGCCTGGGGTTTGCGTTGCTGTTTCTCTTCGCCGGTCATCTGTTCATCGAGATGCAGACCAACATCCAGAGCGTGCGCGACACCGCGTTCATCTACCTGCCCTACCTTGCCGCCTTGCCGCTGATTGCCGTGTGGAGCTACCTGCTCGACGGCCTGTTCATCGGCGCCACCCGTGCCCGGGAAATGCGCAACGGCATGCTGCTGACGGTGTTGTTGCTGCTGCCGTTCGGCTGGGCGCTGCAAGGTTATGGCAACCATGGCCTGTGGCTGACCTTTCTGCTGTTCATGCTGCTGCGCAGCCTGACTCTCGCCGCCTTCGCCTGGCACCTGCGCAGGCAGGATGCGTGGTTCAGCGGTCATGTTCACTGA
- a CDS encoding NUDIX hydrolase produces the protein MVANPNEAAHRAASDAEQIAWVDEQDNLLGALVRAELRERGLIGRGTYIMLFNSAGELCVHRRTLSKAIYPGFWDVAAGGMVLATETYAESAARELEEELGVGGVELTAHDHFFFEDTGNRLWCSAFSAVWDGPLVLQPEEVLEARFIPIEQVMQEITQKPYCPDSLAALKRYLRAREAGVVKDL, from the coding sequence ATGGTTGCCAACCCCAACGAGGCTGCGCATCGCGCGGCCTCCGATGCCGAACAGATCGCCTGGGTCGACGAGCAGGACAACCTGCTCGGCGCCCTGGTGCGCGCCGAACTGCGTGAGCGCGGGTTGATCGGCCGTGGCACCTACATCATGTTGTTCAATTCGGCCGGTGAGCTGTGTGTGCACCGTCGGACCCTGAGCAAAGCCATTTACCCGGGTTTCTGGGACGTGGCGGCGGGTGGCATGGTGCTGGCCACCGAGACCTACGCCGAATCGGCGGCCCGTGAGTTGGAAGAAGAGCTGGGCGTGGGTGGCGTGGAATTGACCGCCCATGACCATTTTTTCTTCGAAGACACCGGTAATCGCCTCTGGTGCTCGGCGTTCTCGGCCGTCTGGGACGGGCCGCTGGTGCTGCAACCGGAAGAAGTGCTTGAAGCGCGCTTTATTCCCATCGAGCAGGTGATGCAGGAAATCACGCAAAAGCCTTATTGCCCGGACTCTCTGGCTGCCTTGAAACGCTATCTGCGGGCGCGTGAGGCGGGTGTCGTAAAAGATCTATAA
- a CDS encoding DUF4123 domain-containing protein yields the protein MSAVLTPEATPQWLLLDVPGSPQSALNLQQQFADVPRFSVFEGTDLHAVRASGPLLVELSPRSMLGAECRREPLAWPGLLLASPAPMSQLLEHLQRMLTVTFSLHYKGLLSYYNPQTASYFFDVDDAGELSRWLGPINQLHWYGGTWADQATGSLGWQHLVNPRLAVSGLAIEDSLSAGQQARLQTCLLERHAWHWCRSTGRDYDLIWRHLQEGLEWGLSDSPVLDGWLRLRLQHPSATVPLDWPGYTQQERLDYLRNRWQSDSS from the coding sequence ATGAGCGCTGTCCTGACCCCAGAGGCCACGCCGCAGTGGCTGTTGCTTGATGTTCCGGGATCGCCGCAATCGGCGCTGAACTTGCAGCAACAGTTTGCCGATGTGCCACGCTTTTCGGTGTTCGAGGGCACGGACCTGCACGCTGTTCGCGCCAGTGGCCCGCTGTTGGTCGAGTTGAGCCCGCGCTCGATGCTGGGGGCTGAGTGTCGGCGTGAGCCCCTGGCCTGGCCAGGTTTGCTGTTGGCCAGCCCGGCGCCCATGTCGCAACTGCTGGAGCATTTGCAGCGGATGCTGACGGTCACCTTCAGCCTGCATTACAAAGGCTTGCTGAGTTACTACAACCCGCAGACCGCCAGCTACTTTTTTGACGTGGACGATGCCGGTGAGTTGAGCCGCTGGTTGGGGCCGATCAATCAACTTCACTGGTACGGGGGCACTTGGGCCGATCAGGCTACCGGCAGTTTGGGGTGGCAGCATTTGGTCAATCCACGGTTGGCGGTCAGTGGCCTGGCAATCGAAGACAGCCTGAGTGCCGGTCAGCAAGCCCGGTTGCAGACTTGCCTGTTGGAACGACATGCCTGGCACTGGTGTCGCTCGACCGGTCGCGACTATGACCTTATCTGGCGTCACTTGCAGGAAGGGCTTGAATGGGGGCTGAGTGACAGCCCCGTGCTCGATGGCTGGTTACGGTTACGCTTGCAGCACCCGTCGGCGACGGTGCCGCTTGATTGGCCCGGATACACCCAGCAGGAGCGGCTGGATTATTTGCGCAACCGTTGGCAGAGCGATTCTTCCTGA
- a CDS encoding methyltransferase has product MSDRHFDQLATRFAEKIYGGAKGAIRLAVLQADLAETLPDRPLRVLDIGAGLGHMSLWLAERGHHVTLAEPAEPMLEGARQRFADAGQTATFIQAPWQDLLGQLTEPYDLVLCHAVLEWLAEPHAILPVLHQLTTKEGWLSLAFYNRDALIYRNLLKGHFRKMRKNDMAGEKQSLTPQMPLDPRELAAKLEGLWQVETQSGVRVFHDYMPVEFQARAELLDLLEMELAHRRHPSFAGLGRYLHWICRPV; this is encoded by the coding sequence ATGAGCGACCGTCATTTCGATCAGTTGGCGACCCGTTTCGCCGAAAAAATCTACGGTGGCGCCAAGGGTGCGATTCGCCTTGCGGTGCTTCAGGCCGACCTGGCTGAAACCCTGCCGGACCGCCCGCTGCGGGTGCTGGACATCGGCGCCGGCCTTGGCCACATGTCGTTGTGGCTGGCTGAACGTGGCCATCACGTGACCTTGGCCGAACCGGCCGAACCCATGCTGGAAGGTGCTCGCCAGCGCTTTGCCGACGCCGGGCAAACGGCGACCTTCATCCAGGCTCCGTGGCAGGACTTGCTCGGTCAGCTCACCGAACCTTACGACCTGGTGTTGTGCCATGCGGTGCTGGAATGGCTGGCCGAACCTCACGCGATTCTGCCGGTGCTGCACCAACTGACAACGAAAGAAGGCTGGCTGTCGCTGGCGTTCTATAACCGCGATGCACTGATTTATCGCAACTTGCTCAAGGGTCATTTCCGCAAGATGCGCAAGAACGACATGGCTGGGGAGAAGCAGAGCCTGACCCCGCAAATGCCGTTGGACCCACGCGAGTTGGCGGCAAAACTGGAAGGCCTGTGGCAGGTCGAAACCCAGAGCGGCGTGAGGGTGTTCCACGACTATATGCCGGTGGAGTTCCAGGCCCGCGCCGAGTTGCTGGACTTGCTGGAAATGGAACTGGCCCATCGTCGTCATCCAAGCTTTGCCGGACTTGGGCGTTATTTGCACTGGATCTGCCGTCCGGTTTAA
- a CDS encoding DUF2333 family protein: protein MLDWKNRTGSAPERAAEPKSATRSYFRGVLFSRALATLLGLYLLVTGALGWYWSEEPALFPVQQNAQLAAEKEGKQMVVGYTTVETLKTVAGTLLTKPGGYISNDRFPPGLWMDNMPSWEYGVLVQVRDLSRALRKDFARSQSQSAEDADLAKAEPRFNFDNKSWVLPSSESEYQEGINSLSRYQARLSDPNQKSALFYARADNLNNWLGDVGTRLGSLSQRLSASVGRVKLNTALKTEVMMPGQVPQVDEEVVETPWMQIDNVFYEARGQAWALSHLLRAIEVDFADVLAKKNATVSVRQIIRELEASQEPVWSPMILNGSGFGVLANHSLVMANYISRANAAVIDLRQLLNQG from the coding sequence ATGCTGGACTGGAAGAACCGCACAGGCAGCGCGCCTGAACGTGCCGCTGAACCTAAGTCGGCAACTCGCAGCTATTTTCGTGGCGTGCTGTTCAGCCGTGCGCTGGCCACGTTGCTCGGTCTTTACTTGCTGGTGACCGGCGCTCTGGGCTGGTACTGGAGCGAGGAACCGGCCCTGTTCCCGGTTCAGCAGAATGCCCAACTGGCGGCCGAGAAAGAAGGCAAGCAGATGGTGGTGGGCTACACCACCGTGGAAACCCTCAAGACCGTCGCCGGTACATTGCTGACCAAGCCGGGCGGTTACATTTCCAACGACCGCTTCCCGCCGGGCCTGTGGATGGACAACATGCCGAGCTGGGAGTACGGCGTGCTGGTGCAGGTTCGCGACTTGAGCCGTGCACTGCGCAAAGACTTTGCCCGCTCCCAGTCGCAGTCGGCGGAAGACGCGGACCTGGCCAAGGCCGAGCCGCGTTTCAACTTCGACAACAAGAGCTGGGTGCTGCCGTCCAGCGAGTCCGAGTATCAGGAAGGCATCAACTCCCTGAGCCGTTATCAGGCGCGGTTGTCCGATCCTAACCAGAAAAGCGCACTGTTCTACGCCCGCGCCGACAACCTGAACAACTGGCTGGGCGATGTGGGCACCCGTCTGGGCTCGCTGTCGCAACGGCTGTCGGCCAGTGTGGGCCGGGTCAAGCTCAACACCGCGCTGAAAACCGAAGTCATGATGCCGGGCCAGGTGCCGCAGGTGGATGAAGAGGTGGTGGAAACCCCTTGGATGCAGATCGACAACGTCTTCTATGAAGCACGTGGTCAGGCCTGGGCACTCTCGCATTTGCTGCGCGCCATCGAAGTCGACTTTGCCGATGTACTGGCCAAGAAGAACGCCACGGTCAGCGTGCGTCAGATCATTCGTGAGCTGGAAGCGTCGCAAGAACCGGTCTGGAGCCCGATGATCCTCAACGGCAGCGGCTTCGGCGTGTTGGCCAACCACTCGCTGGTCATGGCCAACTACATCTCGCGGGCCAACGCGGCGGTGATCGACTTGCGTCAACTGCTCAATCAGGGCTGA